Within the Glycine max cultivar Williams 82 chromosome 12, Glycine_max_v4.0, whole genome shotgun sequence genome, the region AAGTTCTTCAACCCATCAGGGACTTCACTTTTGGTACCATCAGTTCAAGAGTTGGCTACAAGAAATTTGTCCACTGTTCCACAAAGATACATTCAGCATCAACATGAAGACATGGTGCTCCTCTCTGAAGAAGCTAATATTAGTCTTGAGATATTCCAGTTATTGACATGCAGAGCTTGCTTTCTGCAGAATCTGGGACTTCAGAATTGGCTAAGCTTCACCTTGCTTGCAAGGAATGGGGATTCTTCCAGGTGGGtctctttaatttcttctttttatccttCTATTTCTTTGTAACACATGACTCTGTTTGCATTAGTTGCCAGACAAtgtgatttttcattttcataaaattgctatttactatttttatttagttatatgCTATTATTGGTCTTACTGaacaaagaaatatatatactaaCAATTAATGCCAAGGATAATCCAACTGAAAAAGTTTTCCAGAGTGACATGACACTGATGGTTTGGACTTTGGAGTATCATCCAAAAACCTCAATAAAAGCCTTAGCTATATTTTTTCGTTCACTTTCTGGActctaaaattttgttacaaaTAAGGAAATCagttaatttcaatatttttaaaatcagaaCAATAATAAAAGAAGTGAAGGTATTAATTCATAGTTTATTGGTTCAacatattaaaatgtagtaattaaattaatattttaatattatataatattttgagtaataaaataatataatattattaaacgtaagatttaaaaattaaaattgtaaattactttaaaaactatattttatatattataaaataaaaagttaataattgacaaaataatatattcttatgtgtaatatttaaatatgtatttttatttatcttaaaagtattttagattaaattaaaaataaaaaatatgaattttgaaaagaattcaaaatgatttctatacaaaatattttctattaattgttTACCAGTTCTCACCTATTCTAAGAATAATCAATTTTTAGAATCAAGAGGATCACTTGCTAGACCTTAGACCAATCGAACTGAccaattttgtatgattttaaaACAAGTTGATATATTCTCAATTTGAATATTAagttcattaaaattttaatataaacttattacaattttaatttctttttgtagCTAATAAACCATGGAGTAAGCTCAGCCTTGCTAGACAAAGTAAAGTTGAAGACTCAAGACTTCTTCAACCTTGCTAGACAAAGTAAGCTCAGCCTTGCTAGATTCATATGTACATTAATATgcaaaactataaaatattcTTGTGGTTGAAATTAATCAATGTttccattttaaatttgtttgacaGACTGATTATAAACATTGGCTAGCTGCACAAAATGGGTTGCCTCCTGTGGAAGAGTGGAGGGAAAATCTCTTACAATATTGCTTTAGGAAATTAATTGAATTCCCTGACAAATACAAAGACCAATGGGACGATGCTTATTGGGATGCCATAATTCAAACTACATCTGCTTCCCAAAATCAAAGATAATGTTTAGTTTCTTCTaccacataaaaaataaaggatgtAGCCTTAAATTACTCAATGTTTAGTTTCATCTACCATATagttatttaatgtatttttgtaCAAATATCATTCTTACTATGTAAAACATTTAAGTGGATTTCAAATTGGTTCAAATGgtcaaataattattattgacaTTTCTAATCAGCTTATTGTGTGCGAATTTATCTATTTCAAGTATATATTGCCAGCTGTCATAATTCTCCATTATTGACAGTGTCTGGGCTTTTCAAATGCAAATGTGAGAATGACgcctaagaaaaataaaataaaagggaagCATTTTTATATAGTCAGGTGAGATAAAAATCTTTGTGAAATTGGTCTAGAGATTGACAATTGAAACTTTCCTATTTGAGATTATTCTCATTTGGATATACTATTATTGtcaaattttcaaaatgcaGTGGGAGTTTTTACTCTAGGTTtgattcaatcatttttttttgaaaggaggtTTGATTCaatcatatatgtatataattgcATATTAATTATAACAGCCAATAATTCTTAATTGCGttcatttgttattaaattacttataatgaatgaattaaatttGACCGGGTGAATTCAAATTTGACAAAACATTAGCGTTAATTGAGAAATATCATAATCAAATTTGGTAATGAAACAATGACCAATTACTACATTTCAGGCCACTCATTCACTTCTATCATTGCAAAATCTTTGCCTCCATATAGTTCCACAAACACTAGAATCTTATAAAAAGCCACTAAGAATGCACTAGCAATTACAATTCTAAATAATCTGAGAGGTTGTTAATTTATACACCTTTGTTGCCAATCTTAGTGATGGCAAAGATGCCACATTCTTCATCTCTTGCTATTGTTTTACTGTGTCTTTACATTAACATCTCTTTCTTGAATGCCCTTGACGGTGGTGGCTTTAGTGTGGAAATAATCCACCGTGACTCGTCAAGATCACCATATTATCGTCCCACAGAAACTCAATTCCAACGAGTTGCTAATGCATTGCGTCGTTCCATCAACCGTGCCAATCATTTCAACAAACCTAATTTAGTTGCCTCCACAAACACAGCAGAGTCCACTGTAATAGCAAGTCAAGGTGAATACCTAATGAGCTATTCAGTTGGAACCCCACCATTCCAAATCTTGGGTATTGTTGACACGGGTAGTGACATTATCTGGCTGCAATGCCAACCCTGTGAAGACTGTTACAACCAAACCACTCCAATATTCGATCCTTCACAATCCAAAACCTACAAAACCCTACCTTGCTCTTCTAATATCTGTCAATCAGTGCAAAGTGCTGCATCTTGCTCTTCCAACAATGATGAGTGTGAATACACTATTACATATGGTGATAATTCACACTCACAAGGCGATCTTAGCGTGGAAACCCTAACTTTAGGGTCCACCGATGGTTCTTCTGTCCAATTTCCTAAAACCGTTATAGGATGCGGACACAACAATAAAGGAACCTTTCAACGGGAAGGTTCCGGCATAGTTGGCCTTGGAGGAGGACCCGTATCTCTTATATCTCAATTGAGTTCTTCAATAGGTGGAAAATTTTCCTATTGTTTGGCACCGTTGTTTTCACAATCTAACTCGTCTAGCAAACTCAATTTTGGAGATGAAGCTGTGGTTTCGGGGCGTGGCACTGTCTCAACCCCTATAGTCCcaaaaaatggactagggtttTACTTCCTAACCTTGGAAGCATTCAGTGTTGGAGATAATAGAATAGAGTTTGGAAGCTCTTCCTTTGAATCTAGTGGCGGAGAGGGAAACATCATAATTGACTCAGGTACAACACTCACTATTTTGCCAGAAGATGATTACTTAAATTTGGAATCAGCAGTAGCAGATGCAATTGAATTAGAGCGTGTTGAGGATCCAAGTAAATTTTTGAGGCTATGCTACCGAACTACATCATCTGATGAACTAAATGTACCAGTGATCACAGCACATTTTAAAGGAGCAGATGTTGAGTTGAATCCTATCAGCACCTTTATTGAGGTGGATGAGGGAGTAGTATGTTTTGCTTTCCGTTCAAGTAAAATTGGTCCCATCTTTGGGAACTTGGCACAACAAAACCTCTTGGTTGGCTATGATCTTGTAAAGCAAACAGTCTCCTTTAAGCCCACAGATTGTACCCAGGAGTGATCcgttgttgtttgtttttcttgggTTGAATAATATGAGACAACGTTTCCCACATTAtcattttcattatattattcTCTCAATAAAAGGATTGGTTTTTTCTCTTACAATTATATTGCGTTTCTTTGATTATTTGCTAATAAACTATATATAGGtgaattgttatttattatattctatTATATACAAACATAATTGATGACTTATTAATtgctaataattaaatataatagaaaataataaaagattaatttgaattagtaaatttgattcaaattttgaatattaattgctcgttaaatttataaaaaaaaaaactctatcaTTATAGGCATTGgatgatttttcaaataattaggCTCGAGACATGCATTTTGTTTCTATGTGCCACTTAATTTGCATTTCGTTTTCTTATGTTActgaatttatttaatttaattcctgACATTTGAAAACCTATTaaactattatatttaataGGATTATATTTGTCTCTTCGTGTATTATTCCCATTGCGAGTTTGATAAGGAACGTTTAACTCAGCTGTGGATGGCTGGAAATTTTCTACAACATCCTCAACAAAGAGTGCAGGAGCTTGCTGaacaatacttctcaatgaatgCTTTGTAAAAcctttaatttaatattgtaaaatctcatttttgtagtagtgatttTATCAGCATTATTATGTTGACTCTTGTGCATGTGTTggtatatcatttaaaaaagaacatcgatatacatttattattgtttgaatgtattgtatgtatgtataacatgtgttttatgtctcaaaaataaaattttattatgtagTATCAATTCCTAACTTAATGAATTTTCATGTTTCGCATATCAATTTGGGCTTAACTTCTCTTATTAGAATcagcaagtccaatttcaccttGATGATTTGGATCTTGATTTTGTTATATTGGAAGAGAAGtttactattattaattatgTTGGTAACACCAAAGGAAAAActcattataaaatttgaaaaaaatctaaCAGACTCAATCTAATGTTCATGAGAATGATTGTCGCAAATAACATTAACTCAACTATCCCCAAGACCAAAAATACTAAAGAATTTATGAGATTAGTGGAAGAGTACTCTCAAATAATTGATAGGTCTCTTGTTGGGATATTAATGAGTACGCTAACCACGATGAAATTTGATGACTCATGTACTATGCATGagcatgtcattgagatgacaaataTTGTAATAAGGTTTAAGACCTTGGAAATGACTATGAATAAAAACTTCCTTGTGTAATTTATTCTTAACTCATTAGTATGATACTTTTCAAATGAGTTATAATATCATTAAAGACAAATGGAATGCACGAGTTACATAGTATGTTTCAAGAGGAAACGAGATTTAAGAATCAAAGAAGTCATTCACTAAGCCACTAAGGAAACCAAAGAGTttgaaagaaatttatgaaaaaacatGATAAGGGAAAATGGTCATTAAAGATCAATTAGGCATTGCAAATCTAGAAGAAAACATCAAAGAGCAATAATATATTGCCACTTCTGTGGAAAAATTGAACATTTCTAGTAGGATTTTCCAAAACGTGAGATTTAGTTCAAAAAGAAAGATGAGCTTAATCCATATGTATGTTTTAAGTCAAATTTAACTAAAGTTTCCCATAATACATAGCAAATTGATTTTGGATGTACGACATTTCTAATATGGTGTAGAGATTTCTTACCATCCAAATCATAAGtccaaatgagaagttcatcTTCATGGAAAGTTCTTACTATATACTCTTTTAAGTTTGGTAATGGATGTTcagaacaaaaaatgaaatgacattTGGCAActcaaagaaattaattatttttataaaattactatattataaattttatgtcattactaaaaaaaaattgacatggTACAAATTATTGCACAACAAATAATGAGTTTCACAGGTGTGAATTTGACTCTTTCAAAGTAAATAAGGATAAGATAAATTATCTCAATgatagaaaattaataattagtatttcaactcatttataatttatatatatgtacacaTAATATCAACAATCAAGATTACTTATTTTCTATGAATCCTAGATACGAGATACAACACGGAtacaaaaatatgataatttttaaaaaaaaaattaaggatacaATACATCTTGAtacactattaaaaaatattaaaaaaaattatacatgaaTGCAAATATGCAGATTTCTATCACTCAAATTTTATCTAATGCTTATCAGTTATCACTAATCTTAAAAAGAAATTGTGAAACAGGTGTAGACCTCTTTTCAAGCAACACAactacacaataataataataacataacacagcattataaaagaaaacagaaCATGCAGAACCATGAACATAGAAATGCAAAGACGCGAAAAGCCAAAAATACACAATAGAAACACCAAAAAAGGGCAAAAATAGAAACCACATCAAAAAGGACACCTCACTTGAATGGAAAACACCCAAAGAATGCGACCTCGCCAGACAGCACCAGCAAAGGTTGAGAGAAGAGATACCTCATCGGAAAATGCGTAGACAATGATGACCTCTCCAGAAAAGGGGAGAAAAGAGAAGTTGTCCATCGTCGTGCTAGGAGAAGTCAGTCATGTGAAGGATTTTTGGGTGGCCAGGGAAGCAATTTGCATGAAAGACTGAAGAGACTAAACTTTTAACCTTTTCTagctataaaatattaaaatttataaaacttttaaaaaatcagaAAATGGCTCAAGCCGTATTGGAGCAATATCCCTTCAACGTATGTTGACCATTTTAGTGTATCGGGGCTTCCTGGCTTATTTTGCACTCTAAAATAAGTTGTTCACTTCGGTGGAACTAGATCTCATATGTGTAGATATGGTAAAAAGAGTAAAATGAGATCAATTATCACTAGATGATAATAATTAAGTACAAACGCGTGTAATTATGGCAGGTTAGTCCAAGTGAAATTACATACAATGCCTACTAACAGCACTGTAAGAAACAATGTTCAGAATCCACTGAGAGCCAGAAGGTCATAAGAATACTACTCAATACATAACCATATCAGACAAACTGAACAGATGACTATGATGAGGAAGCAGCATCTGGTGTTTTGCCACTTTCTCTGCGTAGGCTGTTTTCTCTGTTATAAGCAATCTTAGCACCCTGGGAAGCAAAATGAAATATTCTTTATTACATGTTAACAAAATGTCTCAGTTTATTGGTGCAATCATAAATATCAGTATGATGCACTAAcatcagaaataaaaaatttatttgaaacatAGTGTTTGATGCACTAACATAAGAAATCACTTACTTGAAAGATAGTTCCTAACTTTTTCAATGCTTTGGCCCGAGACTTCAGAACATCTTTGGAGGCACTAGGATCTTTAAGAACCTgagaaaaataacaaagacATTTTCTTAAAACTTGTAATGTGATTAATTGATATTTCAGTATAAATGTTATACTTTTCACCGTTTTATTGCATTCAGTTCAACATGTGGAGAGATCATGGTCCACCTATAGCTTTCCGAGgtaaaagataattatatttttggccctTTATTTAGACTAATGTGCCAGTTTTGTCgctcaataattttttactcaaattaaattactcagttttctaatttttccaaTTAAGTGCTTCCATCACTTTTCCTTTACATAAAACTCTCAAATCCTTATTTTATACTCAAATAATTACATGTTTGAGATGACtttgaaatagaaaataatctATATAAGGTTTAGAAGTCGATAATTTGATGAAATGCAGAAGAATTTACAGGATGTGAGGTTACGATTTCAAAGAgcaaaaaaatgagattttttttataaaatttttagatGAAATATAATGTTTTGATTGGTGGAATTTGATTGAATGTGGGTTAAAAATAGTTTAAGGGGTTTAGTTTACGGATgctttgagaaaaaaatgtgaattcaagataggaaaaaaaagaaacaataggGGATGATTCtagcaatttaaaaaaataagacccctgaaatttggtaaaattacataaatatccCTTGCTTTTTCTACTTCTGCACTAACCtctttaattgtttgaaaaacattATACCATGGTCCCCTATAAGGGAGGTTAATGTACACGTTACAAAAGCAGGGGTGTTTGTGTAATTTCCTGAAATCTTAGGGATAGTTAGTGGAATTAACTTAAAAGAATTGACTGTCACAATTAAAGATTAGGGGATAAAattcaagcaaaaaaaaattagggggAAGAAAATTGCACATAGGCCATAATAGAGGGGCAAAAAAGTATAATGAAGCCTAAAAGATACTAGCACTATGATCTAAGTTGTTTCTAGAATTGAGGGTTAAAAAGATGAGGTAAAAAGCTAGAAATTGAAGTTTCTTCCAAGTAGGCAAAAAACTGCATATTAACAAATGTCATGCACAGCAGGTAAGTAGGGGGAAATACTTTTATTTCTGAGTTATCAGCGAAGACTGTTATTTTTAAACGATAGAAAGTAAATACTGCAACTTACAGTTTGGCAAACATGTGACAGAGTTGATTCAATATCAATCACATTGATTTGCCATAGAGAATTAATCATGGCATCCTTCTTATCTTCAATAGCTTTGACTAtgctttcttctttgttttctccTTGATTTAGCTTCTTGAGTTCTTCTTGTATTTGAATTAGGGAGACAGCTCCTACAGAAATAGATAAATTCCATTAGAAAATCCAAAATTTGGGAAATGTCCATATCCTTTCAACTGGTAGACAACacaaatataacaataaatattcTACAACCTGAGGCTGCTGTTACTTGTGATTTTATACAGTGTCCTTTGCCTCGCACCCACTCTGCCAAAAAGGGAACGTTCATATACCGTATATCCTTCCCAAGTTCTCTTGCAGCTTTTCGTGTGTAGATGTAACCAATTGTATGTAGCATGGCTTCTCCAAAAGCTGAAAATAATGTCAGAAATGAGTTAAGAAAATTCAAGGGAAAGAAAAGAACTAGGAGTGAACAAACATAGTGTTCCTACATGAATTTTACAATAGCCCTGTCATCCTTTTAATTTGCAGCATGCTGATATTTTCATCATTTGCCCTAAAGATTGTTGTTAGAGATTAAAACTGATAAGATGAAGATGAAGTGATAAAGATATGAAATTCAAGTGTTTGAAGTACATGGTGGAGACTCTATAATATAGAGAAATGGATCCTCTCATGTTGAAAATTGTCATGTGAAAAATGTTTTGTGGCGCAGTTGTTAGTTACAACCTAAATTCCAATTCTATCTCTTACTCATTTTACTCAAGGTAGTATAGTTGTATGAGGCgaaacaatttatttaagagataaaaattcAGTTGTCTACAATTTCAATAAGGGTACTTGTCATTTCATGAAAATAACAATGGTAcgttgagaaaaaaatttaaatcccaTTCCATGGAGTATATGGAATCATAACCCCACATCATTGGAATGAGAAATTCTAAGAGTAATAATGCTCAAGATTCAatctaaattttataagaatttcaAAACGGGGAGAGACTTGAACCTCCCGAAAGTCCAGGAGTGTTCATTTCATTGTCTTTGCCTTGTTCTTGATTCAGAAACCACATTGGGGCCAGGACTGAGAATTAGGGTTCTGAACGAAACTTATTCCTTCAACGCTTAATCTGAACCAATTTCTATCAAGGGGGAGAACAAAACCATTTAAGTACTTCCCTAAGCAAGCATCT harbors:
- the LOC100789696 gene encoding aspartic proteinase CDR1, with protein sequence MAKMPHSSSLAIVLLCLYINISFLNALDGGGFSVEIIHRDSSRSPYYRPTETQFQRVANALRRSINRANHFNKPNLVASTNTAESTVIASQGEYLMSYSVGTPPFQILGIVDTGSDIIWLQCQPCEDCYNQTTPIFDPSQSKTYKTLPCSSNICQSVQSAASCSSNNDECEYTITYGDNSHSQGDLSVETLTLGSTDGSSVQFPKTVIGCGHNNKGTFQREGSGIVGLGGGPVSLISQLSSSIGGKFSYCLAPLFSQSNSSSKLNFGDEAVVSGRGTVSTPIVPKNGLGFYFLTLEAFSVGDNRIEFGSSSFESSGGEGNIIIDSGTTLTILPEDDYLNLESAVADAIELERVEDPSKFLRLCYRTTSSDELNVPVITAHFKGADVELNPISTFIEVDEGVVCFAFRSSKIGPIFGNLAQQNLLVGYDLVKQTVSFKPTDCTQE